In Henckelia pumila isolate YLH828 unplaced genomic scaffold, ASM3356847v2 CTG_80:::fragment_1, whole genome shotgun sequence, one genomic interval encodes:
- the LOC140873729 gene encoding AT-hook motif nuclear-localized protein 1-like, whose protein sequence is MEGTNTLVSSGVTVVGSDAPSDYHMAPRTTTENPIQGPGSAPPHVTVASPLVSITPPPGTATPVGGVAALKKKRGRPRKYGPDGSVAVALSPKPLSSSAPPPVIDFSAVQKRVKVRSFGAEAKMQPPRMETGSSGDQWVSCSVGANFTPHIITVDAGEDVTMKIISFSQQGPRAICVLSANGVISSVTLRQPDSSGGTLTYEGRFEILSLTGSFTPSETGGIRNRSGGMSVSLASPDGRVVGGGVAGLLVAAGPVQIVVGSFLVGNQHEQKTKKHKPESLAIVPAAAIPISSAGVEDTYHTSSSFRGDSCWSAMAPESKNNATDINVSLQE, encoded by the exons ATGGAAGGTACTAATACTCTGGTTAGCAGTGGAGTAACTGTGGTGGGATCAGATGCTCCCTCAGACTACCACATGGCTCCTAGGACCACAACAGAAAACCCAATTCAAGGACCCGGATCAGCACCACCGCATGTCACCGTGGCGTCACCGCTAGTTTCCATCACTCCGCCACCGGGCACGGCAACCCCGGTGGGCGGCGTAGCCGCTTTGAAGAAGAAGAGGGGCAGGCCCAGGAAGTATGGACCTGATGGCTCCGTGGCAGTCGCCCTTTCACCCAAACCACTTTCTTCCTCGGCACCACCACCGGTGATCGACTTCTCCGCCGTTCAGAAACGAGTAAAGGTCCGGTCTTTTGGGGCCGAAGCCAAGATGCAACCTCCCAGAATGGAAACTGGGAGTTCGG GTGATCAGTGGGTTTCATGCTCTGTTGGTGCCAATTTTACACCTCATATCATTACTGTTGATGCTGGAGAG GATGTCACGATGAAGATCATATCTTTCTCTCAACAAGGGCCTCGAGCGATATGCGTTCTCTCTGCTAATGGTGTAATATCGAGCGTCACTCTTCGTCAACCCGATTCTTCTGGTGGTACATTGACCTATGAG GGTCGCTTCGAGATACTGTCATTGACAGGATCGTTCACGCCGTCTGAGACTGGAGGGATCAGAAACAGATCTGGTGGAATGAGCGTCTCTTTAGCTAGTCCTGATGGGCGTGTTGTCGGCGGTGGAGTCGCTGGCTTATTAGTAGCTGCCGGCCCCGTGCAG ATTGTGGTGGGAAGTTTTCTGGTGGGTAACCAGCACGAGCAGAAGACGAAGAAGCACAAACCGGAGTCGTTGGCCATCGTACCTGCTGCTGCTATTCCAATCTCGAGTGCCGGGGTAGAGGACACGTACCACACTTCCTCTTCTTTCAGAGGAGATAGCTGCTGGTCTGCGATGGCCCCGGAGTCGAAGAACAACGCCACTGACATCAACGTATCTTTACAGGAGTAG